In Fundulus heteroclitus isolate FHET01 chromosome 8, MU-UCD_Fhet_4.1, whole genome shotgun sequence, a genomic segment contains:
- the clic3 gene encoding chloride intracellular channel protein 3 produces the protein MADVPKIELFVKASDDAESVGNCPFCQRLFMILWLKGVNFTLTTVDMRRAPDVLKDLAPGSQPPFLLFNDEVKTDTNKIEEFLEEKLAPPTYPKLCCRYRESNTTGQDIFRRFSAYIKNANPKLNDGLEKQFLSTLVKLNQYLNSPLTHEMDKNPNITESTRLYLDGDTFTLADCNLLPKLNIIKVVCKEYRNFDIPRELKGLTRYLDNAYKQDEFRYTCPNDFEILNAYKLVAKYLAK, from the exons GCCAGCGATGATGCTGAAAGTGTTGGAAACTGCCCTTTCTGTCAGAGGCTCTTCATGATCCTTTGGCTGAAGGGGGTCAATTTCACCCTGACCACTGTTGACATGAGGAG GGCACCAGATGTGCTGAAAGATTTGGCCCCTGGATCTCAGCCTCCTTTCCTCCTCTTCAATGATGAAGTCAAAACAGACACTAACAAGATTGAGGAGTTCCTGGAGGAGAAGTTGGCCCCACCAAC ATATCCAAAACTCTGCTGCCGGTACAGAGAATCCAACACCACTGGACAAGACATCTTCAGAAGATTTTCTGCATACATTAAAAATGCCAATCCTAAGCTAAATGACG GGCTAGAGAAACAGTTTCTGTCAACTCTGGTCAAGCTGAACCAGTACCTTAATTCTCCACTCACTCATGAAATGGATAAGAACCCAAATATCACCGAGTCTACACGCCTCTACCTGGATGGTGACACCTTCACCTTGGCAGACTGTAACTTGCTTCCCAAACTCAACATCATAAAG GTGGTGTGTAAGGAGTACCGTAACTTTGACATTCCCAGGGAGCTGAAAGGTCTGACCCGTTACCTGGATAACGCCTACAAGCAAGATGAATTTCGGTACACATGCCCAAATGACTTTGAGATCCTCAATGCCTACAAGCTTGTGGCCAAGTACCTGGCCAAATAG